CCGGGTGCGGTGGCGCGCATGGTCTCGGCGAGCGCCCGCGCCGTCGCGTACTGGAATGACATCGCGGAGTAGCCCACGAGATCGGGCGCGAAGGCCGCGACCTCCTCGAGCACGCGGCGGCGCACGCCTTTCGGGCGCATGACGAGGTCGAGGATGCGGACCTCGTGCCCGGGCACCTGGGCCGCGATCGAGCAGAGCCCGAGGTTCGGGAACTTCATCACGCGGTCGAGGGAGGAGGCCGTGTCGGGCATCGCCACGAGAAGGATCCGCATGCGGCGTCCTATGGACGCGCCGTCCGGTCGCGTCAATACTGTTCGCCGTGCGGGCGCGATCGCGGTCGAGGGCATCGTCAAGCGCTACGGATCGCGCGTCGCGCTGGCCGGCGTCACGTTCGACGTCGGCCCCGGCGAGATCGTCGGACTCCTCGGGCCGAACGGCGCCGGGAAGTCGACGATGCTGTCGATCCTCGCGACCGTGCTCGTCGCCGACGCCGGCACGGCAACCGTCGCCGGCCACCGGCTGCCGGTCGAGGCGTGCGCCGCCCGCCACGTGCTCGGACTCGTCCCGCAGCAGACGGCCGTCTACCCCACCCTCACGGCCACCGAGAACCTCCGCTTCTTTGCCCGCATGCAGGGTCTCGGCGGGACCGCGGCTGCGGAGGCGGTGCGGCGCGCGCTGGCGCTCATCGGGCTCGAGGGGCGCGCCGACGAGCCCGTCTGGCGCTTCTCGGGCGGCATGCGCCGACGCCTGAACCTCGCCTGCGGTGTCCTGCACGAGCCGCGTGTCCTCCTGCTCGACGAGCCGACCGTCGGCGTCGACCCGCAGTCCCGCGAGCGCATCTTCGCGGCGGTCGAGGCGCTGGCACGGGCCGGGGCCGCCGTCCTGTACAGCACGCATGACATGGAGGAAGCCGAGCGCCTGGCGGACCGGATCGTCCTCCTGGATCGCGGCGGGGTCGCCGCGGCGGGAACCGCGGCCGAGCTGGTCGCCGCGGCCCGCCTGACACCGCGTCTCCACCTGCGGACGAGGGGCGCATTGCGGGGCGGCTGGCTCGCGCATGTGACCGGTGCCCGGGCGCTCGATGGCACGGGGAGCGAGGTCGTCGTGGAGATCATCGACACGGCCGTCGTGGCGGGCGTGCTCCGCGCCGTGGCGGAGGCGGGCGGCGACGTCCTGGAGCTCGTCCTCCACCGCCCGAGCCTCGCGGACGTCTTCTTCGCCCTCACCGGCCACGGTCTCCGCGACGACGAGAGCCCGGCCGCCGCGGCGGGCTGATGCTTGGCGCCCTCGGCGCGGCGATCGCCAAGGACCTACGCCTCGTCGGCCGCGACCGGGCCGGGCTCGTCTTCCTGGCCCTCGCACCCGTCGTGGTCATCGCCGTCGCCGGCTTCTCGCTGGCCGGCCTCTTCGGTGCCGCGTCGGGCGGCACGAGCGCCTACATCATGCCCGTGGCCGACGAGGACGGCGGTCGCCTGGGCCGGGCGCTCCGGGCCGGGCTGGCGGGGGAGCCGGCGATCGAGGTCCATGCGGTGGCGGACCGCAACGCGGCGCGGGCGCTCGTCCGCCGCGGGGTCGCCGGCGCGGCGCTCGTCATCCCGCCGGGCGCGTCGGCCGCTCTACTCGCCGGGCAACCGGTGTCGCTCCTCCTGTACACTGATCCCGTCAAGTATCTCGAGGTGGCGAATGTCCGCGCCCTCGTCCAGGAGGCGCGGCACCGGGTCGAGGCGTCCGCCCGCACGCGCGCCCGCCATCGCCTCGTCGAGGCGCGGCACGGCGCGCGCGCGGCGAGGCGGCGGTTCGAACGCTCGGCCCGCGCGCTGCGGCAGGCGGTCGACGGCCTGGCCGCCCGGCTCGCGGCGGCCCACACCGACATGGAGCGGCGTCTCAGCGCCCTCCGAACCGAGACCGACACCGCTCTTCGCGGTGCGGCCGCTCGCCGAGCCGCGGCCGCCCGCGCCCGGCTGGCCGCCGAGCTCGCCCCCCTGCACCAGTTCCTCGACGACCTCACGGCGCGCCAGCGGGCGTTCGCCGACTGGCTCACCGAGGCGCGGGCGCGCGCCGGGCGCTTCGCGGACCGCCTGCCGCCGCCTCCAGCGCCCCCCT
The DNA window shown above is from Deltaproteobacteria bacterium and carries:
- a CDS encoding ABC transporter ATP-binding protein, producing MTRSRMRTSCPGTWAAIEQSPRFGNFITRSREEAVSGIATRRIRMRRPMDAPSGRVNTVRRAGAIAVEGIVKRYGSRVALAGVTFDVGPGEIVGLLGPNGAGKSTMLSILATVLVADAGTATVAGHRLPVEACAARHVLGLVPQQTAVYPTLTATENLRFFARMQGLGGTAAAEAVRRALALIGLEGRADEPVWRFSGGMRRRLNLACGVLHEPRVLLLDEPTVGVDPQSRERIFAAVEALARAGAAVLYSTHDMEEAERLADRIVLLDRGGVAAAGTAAELVAAARLTPRLHLRTRGALRGGWLAHVTGARALDGTGSEVVVEIIDTAVVAGVLRAVAEAGGDVLELVLHRPSLADVFFALTGHGLRDDESPAAAAG